The following are encoded in a window of Nibricoccus aquaticus genomic DNA:
- a CDS encoding glucoamylase family protein — translation MANARSRHLKKPRPGRKLRTARLLIAKFAACLALVAAPAPRAPLSPIPAPIEALSVADEAFLDDLQLRALRYFEEHSDPVTGLTRDRAPIDGSGSTAPASIAATGFALTTWCIAADRNWLPRHEAIARTRHALRFIHDHVDHERGWLYHFVNITTGKRAWNCEASTIDTALFLKGALLAREYLRDPEVTDLVNALYARIDWRWALNNGPTLTHGWRPETGFIPHRWDSYSELLGLYLLGIGAPAQALPADSWNAWHRGPVVTYGSRTFINYPPLFAHQYAHAWFDFRGKRDRYADYWKNSVDATLAQRDWCADLAGKFNHWSRTLWGLTASDSARGYMDWGGPTGGSERLDGTLVPCAPGGSLPFAPRECLDTLRTMRATGGDKVWGRYGFADAFNPHTGWVSPDVIAIDVGITLLMAENLRSEFVWRHFMRAPEARRALALAGFQNTHDFPASSLALTTRK, via the coding sequence ATGGCAAACGCGCGCTCCAGACATCTGAAAAAGCCGCGCCCGGGCCGCAAACTCCGCACCGCCCGGCTCCTCATCGCCAAGTTCGCCGCCTGCCTCGCCCTCGTCGCCGCACCCGCGCCACGCGCCCCGCTTTCCCCCATCCCCGCGCCCATCGAAGCTCTCTCCGTCGCCGACGAAGCTTTCCTCGACGATCTCCAACTCCGCGCCCTCCGCTACTTCGAGGAACACTCCGACCCCGTCACCGGCCTCACCCGTGACCGCGCCCCAATCGATGGCTCCGGCAGCACCGCACCCGCCAGCATCGCCGCCACCGGCTTCGCCCTCACCACCTGGTGCATCGCCGCCGACCGCAACTGGCTCCCCCGCCACGAAGCCATCGCCCGCACCCGCCACGCCCTCCGCTTCATCCACGACCACGTCGACCACGAACGCGGCTGGCTCTACCACTTCGTCAACATCACCACCGGCAAACGCGCGTGGAACTGCGAAGCCTCCACCATCGACACCGCCCTCTTCCTCAAAGGCGCCCTCCTCGCCCGCGAATACCTCCGCGACCCCGAAGTCACCGACCTCGTCAACGCGCTCTACGCCCGCATCGACTGGCGCTGGGCCCTCAACAACGGCCCCACCCTCACCCACGGCTGGCGCCCCGAGACCGGCTTCATCCCCCATCGCTGGGACAGCTACAGCGAACTCCTCGGCCTCTACCTCCTCGGCATCGGCGCCCCCGCCCAAGCCCTCCCCGCCGATTCCTGGAACGCCTGGCACCGCGGCCCCGTCGTCACCTACGGCTCCCGCACCTTCATCAACTATCCGCCCCTCTTCGCCCACCAATACGCCCACGCATGGTTCGACTTCCGCGGCAAACGCGACCGCTACGCCGACTACTGGAAAAACTCCGTCGATGCCACCCTCGCCCAACGCGACTGGTGCGCCGACCTAGCCGGCAAATTCAACCACTGGTCCCGAACCCTCTGGGGCCTCACCGCCTCCGACAGCGCCCGCGGCTACATGGATTGGGGCGGCCCCACCGGCGGCTCCGAACGTCTCGACGGCACCCTCGTCCCCTGCGCCCCCGGCGGCTCCCTCCCCTTCGCCCCCCGCGAATGCCTCGACACCCTCCGCACCATGCGCGCCACCGGCGGCGACAAAGTCTGGGGCCGCTACGGATTCGCCGACGCCTTCAACCCCCACACTGGCTGGGTCTCCCCCGACGTCATCGCGATCGACGTCGGCATCACCCTTCTCATGGCCGAAAACCTCCGCAGCGAATTCGTCTGGCGCCACTTCATGCGCGCCCCCGAAGCCCGCCGCGCCCTCGCCCTCGCCGGCTTCCAAAACACCCACGACTTCCCCGCCTCCTCCCTCGCCCTCACCACCCGCAAATAA